One segment of Gilliamella sp. ESL0441 DNA contains the following:
- a CDS encoding glycosyltransferase family 8 protein, with amino-acid sequence MYNSQSFIASTETIINASNSNYSTLHIALGFDNNYALPAGITITSVINNTLDVNLHFHLFIDQVSESNIEKFKQLAGDRITITIYRINNNFVINPKTLVLHIATASTCLRFIIPELLCSVTDRVIYLDSDTICLQSLVQLADYNIDNYIAGVISDTKDMQELISKMYSLDSTKYFNAGVLLINTKSWCEAGITEKALKLINDGNIYKFADQDVLNILLENKTLLLPIKFNTKIKISIDAHQEKNIRPYTVILHYISQNKPWYKVYQSDLFTHYLLQSPWKDVDLPLSGNSSSLRNYSKYLTHQRKYTSAFYYYIMYLFYKFYKKK; translated from the coding sequence ATGTATAATTCACAAAGCTTTATTGCTTCAACAGAAACTATTATAAATGCCTCTAATTCAAATTATTCTACTTTACATATTGCTTTAGGTTTTGATAACAATTATGCTTTGCCTGCAGGTATAACTATTACTTCAGTGATAAATAATACATTAGATGTTAATTTACATTTTCACTTATTCATAGATCAAGTTTCAGAATCAAATATTGAAAAATTTAAACAGCTAGCAGGGGATAGAATTACAATAACTATCTATAGGATAAACAATAATTTTGTTATAAATCCTAAAACTTTAGTACTTCATATTGCTACGGCTTCGACATGTCTTCGTTTTATTATACCTGAATTGCTATGTTCAGTTACAGACAGAGTAATTTATCTTGATAGTGATACCATTTGTTTGCAATCTTTAGTGCAACTTGCTGATTATAATATTGATAATTATATCGCAGGTGTAATAAGTGATACTAAAGATATGCAAGAATTAATTAGTAAAATGTATAGTTTGGATTCAACCAAGTACTTTAATGCCGGTGTATTATTAATTAATACTAAATCTTGGTGTGAAGCAGGCATTACTGAAAAAGCGTTAAAATTGATTAATGATGGAAATATTTACAAATTTGCAGATCAAGATGTTTTAAATATTTTATTGGAAAATAAAACTTTATTATTACCAATAAAATTTAATACTAAAATAAAGATTTCGATTGATGCACACCAAGAAAAAAATATAAGACCTTATACAGTAATATTGCATTATATTTCACAAAATAAACCTTGGTATAAAGTTTACCAATCGGATCTTTTCACACATTATTTACTGCAATCGCCATGGAAAGATGTTGATTTGCCTTTAAGTGGAAATAGTTCCTCACTTAGAAATTATTCGAAATATTTAACCCATCAACGTAAGTATACATCAGCTTTTTATTATTATATCATGTATTTGTTTTATAAATTCTATAAGAAAAAATAA
- a CDS encoding capsular polysaccharide synthesis protein, which yields MLSYKVTKELIKIITFPIFLSPVRKKVKNYLKNDVFDLPYRRQKGFYDYIEKYCDHTVQTNNESTHIPAEHLPIWQIWFQGITNAPNIVKLCFESVEKYADNRKIIRLTEKNFSDYIELPDYIIEKYKKGTISSVHLSDIIRVCLLSKYGGTWIDATVLLTQKISPKILQSNFFAFRITKESSWFDCHSYLTFASWFMHSQPNNNLMCSVRNALFEYWKNEDEIIDYFLIYFIFSYFINEYKYLADEWNTSINLIEEPTHQMQLCFNEEFCIEKLNEIKNKSSIHKLTYRYEDKLTGSFLDCFFKEKNLFY from the coding sequence ATGCTATCATATAAAGTTACAAAAGAACTAATAAAAATCATAACTTTCCCTATTTTTCTATCTCCTGTTAGAAAGAAAGTCAAAAATTACCTAAAAAATGATGTGTTTGATCTTCCTTATCGTAGACAAAAAGGATTTTATGATTATATTGAGAAATACTGTGACCACACTGTTCAGACCAATAATGAATCAACTCATATACCTGCTGAGCATTTGCCTATTTGGCAAATTTGGTTTCAAGGAATAACAAACGCGCCAAACATTGTAAAACTATGTTTTGAGAGTGTAGAAAAGTATGCGGATAACCGAAAAATTATTAGGTTAACAGAAAAAAATTTTAGTGATTATATTGAATTACCTGATTATATAATTGAAAAATATAAAAAAGGTACTATTTCGTCTGTACATTTATCAGATATTATTAGAGTTTGCTTATTATCTAAATATGGAGGCACTTGGATTGATGCTACTGTTTTATTAACTCAAAAAATTTCCCCAAAAATTCTGCAGTCTAACTTTTTTGCCTTTCGTATTACTAAAGAAAGTTCTTGGTTTGATTGCCACTCTTATTTGACTTTTGCCAGTTGGTTTATGCATTCCCAACCCAACAATAATTTGATGTGTAGTGTTAGAAATGCACTTTTTGAGTATTGGAAAAATGAAGATGAAATTATTGATTATTTTCTAATATATTTTATTTTCAGCTATTTTATCAACGAGTACAAATATTTAGCAGATGAATGGAATACCTCCATTAATTTGATTGAAGAACCTACTCATCAGATGCAATTATGTTTTAATGAAGAATTTTGCATAGAAAAATTAAATGAAATAAAAAACAAATCTTCTATACATAAATTAACATACCGTTATGAAGATAAGCTTACTGGTTCATTTCTTGATTGTTTCTTTAAAGAAAAAAATTTGTTTTACTAG
- a CDS encoding glycosyltransferase family 8 protein — MNNINIAYCTDSNYLEHVAVSITSVILNNIYNSIHFHVFLYDVSTEEQQKLQSLSQQITIYNISKNELVKYSDSLNKKITHINRSMYIRLSVPRLLQGIVDKFIYLDADTLCFSDISKILNINIDSVVCAVTPDSLNKENMLKNQKRLSLTSQSYFNSGFLYINVSNWLKTDTENKANRILLSSENRNLIYPDQDALNLVLQNQVLWIDPKWNYLFTWMNDNQKETFFYNKESLPYIIHFTGARKMWYQEHTGLAQDIYNFYKHFTPWASTPLKSYKYKMRVNDYRIYAKSLFRNKQFFQSLKYFLTYIKLKLVKK; from the coding sequence ATGAATAATATTAATATCGCATATTGTACAGATTCAAATTATTTAGAGCATGTCGCCGTTTCAATCACATCGGTCATACTTAATAATATATATAATAGTATTCATTTTCATGTTTTTTTATATGATGTTTCAACGGAAGAACAACAAAAACTACAATCTTTAAGTCAACAGATAACTATTTACAATATTTCTAAAAATGAATTAGTAAAATATTCCGATTCCTTAAATAAAAAAATTACACATATTAATCGTTCAATGTATATTCGACTATCAGTACCTAGGTTATTACAAGGAATTGTAGATAAGTTCATCTATTTAGATGCTGATACTTTATGCTTTTCTGATATTTCTAAAATTTTAAATATCAATATAGATTCAGTCGTTTGTGCCGTTACTCCAGATTCTTTGAATAAAGAAAATATGTTAAAAAATCAAAAAAGGCTTAGTCTTACTTCCCAAAGCTATTTCAATTCAGGTTTCTTATATATTAATGTTTCTAATTGGTTAAAAACAGATACTGAAAACAAAGCTAATAGAATATTATTATCTTCGGAAAATAGAAATTTGATTTATCCTGATCAAGATGCATTAAATCTAGTGTTACAAAATCAAGTTTTATGGATAGATCCAAAATGGAATTATTTATTTACTTGGATGAATGATAATCAAAAAGAGACATTTTTCTACAATAAAGAATCTTTACCATACATCATTCATTTCACTGGAGCAAGGAAGATGTGGTATCAAGAACACACTGGACTTGCGCAGGACATTTATAATTTTTATAAACACTTTACCCCATGGGCAAGCACCCCTCTTAAGAGTTATAAATATAAAATGCGGGTTAATGATTACCGTATTTATGCAAAATCTCTCTTTAGAAATAAGCAATTTTTCCAAAGTCTAAAGTATTTTCTAACTTATATTAAATTAAAACTAGTAAAAAAATAG
- a CDS encoding glycosyltransferase family 8 protein translates to MMKENYFISKITTLFNNEVASFKTIHIAFCFDDNYAMPAGIAISSIILNNSDKNLVFHLFANKVSDKKISRFHQFNQQNVTLICYEVSDEFSVNPDTLVLHVSASTCLRFVVPQILNKVTSRVLYLDCDVLCKNNLNELINTDLSDKYAAVVPDVDKTQEKQCLACDIPYGEYFNAGMIYINTDMWVNDNLTEKAFEMINSGKVYKFADQDVLNILMKGKTVFLPKRFNVLTSLTVGGKEDSLIDDAAVIIHYVTGNKPWYQLYLTPLYEYYISSSPWAKDKLLLANENAPSTTRRYAKLLANQHRYFSALKYYFLYLKHKVFKRR, encoded by the coding sequence ATGATGAAGGAAAATTATTTTATCAGTAAAATTACGACATTATTCAATAATGAAGTAGCATCCTTCAAAACCATACATATAGCTTTTTGTTTTGATGACAATTATGCGATGCCTGCTGGGATTGCTATATCCTCAATTATATTAAATAATTCAGATAAAAACCTAGTTTTTCATTTGTTCGCCAATAAAGTCTCCGATAAAAAAATTTCGAGATTTCATCAATTTAATCAACAGAATGTCACTCTAATATGCTACGAAGTAAGTGATGAATTTTCGGTTAATCCTGATACTCTAGTTTTACATGTGTCTGCCTCTACCTGTTTACGCTTTGTCGTCCCTCAGATATTAAATAAAGTGACTTCTCGAGTTTTATATTTAGATTGTGATGTACTTTGTAAAAATAATCTTAATGAATTAATTAATACTGATTTAAGTGACAAGTACGCAGCAGTAGTACCGGATGTTGATAAGACACAAGAAAAACAATGCTTAGCATGTGATATTCCTTATGGTGAATATTTTAATGCTGGTATGATTTATATTAATACCGATATGTGGGTAAATGACAACCTAACAGAAAAAGCATTTGAAATGATTAATAGTGGAAAAGTATACAAGTTTGCCGATCAAGATGTATTAAATATTTTAATGAAAGGGAAAACGGTATTTTTACCTAAACGTTTTAATGTGTTAACTTCTTTGACTGTTGGTGGAAAAGAAGATAGTCTTATTGATGATGCGGCGGTTATTATTCACTATGTAACAGGTAATAAACCTTGGTATCAACTCTATTTAACACCTCTCTATGAATATTATATTTCATCGTCTCCTTGGGCAAAGGATAAACTATTACTTGCTAATGAGAATGCGCCATCAACAACTAGACGATATGCAAAATTATTGGCTAATCAGCATAGATATTTTTCAGCATTAAAGTATTACTTTTTATACTTAAAACATAAAGTTTTTAAAAGACGATAA
- a CDS encoding glycosyltransferase family 8 protein: MVEEVNKFINQKIDLLSCEFSNNESTLHILLCFDENYCLSAGVDIISVIENNLEQSLYFHLFTHNISNESRKKLAAIQSANVAITEYVINDKFKVDQKNTEQFPLAACMRLIAPMILKDVTNKLLYIDSDTLCLKSLGFINQIDLDKTIVAAVADVTYMQESQCVKYNVLYGTYFNSGVMLINIPLWCQNDITQKALNLLNSGEKYQYPDQDVLNIVIGNKRILLDKKYNQLLALSINGNEDSKVSDDTVLIHYITKNKPWHQPYRSLLFDAYLKKSPWKKDKLPLYNTKKTSSIRAYSKLMLKQKKYLASIKHYFIYLKIKLLK; the protein is encoded by the coding sequence ATGGTAGAAGAAGTTAATAAATTTATTAACCAGAAAATTGATCTATTGTCTTGTGAATTTTCAAATAACGAATCTACATTGCATATTCTATTATGTTTTGATGAGAACTACTGTTTATCTGCTGGTGTTGATATTATTTCTGTAATTGAAAATAATTTAGAACAGTCACTTTATTTTCATTTGTTTACGCATAATATATCTAACGAAAGTAGGAAAAAATTAGCAGCAATTCAATCTGCAAATGTAGCAATAACAGAATATGTAATCAATGATAAATTTAAAGTTGATCAAAAAAATACAGAGCAATTTCCATTAGCTGCTTGTATGCGTTTAATAGCACCTATGATCTTAAAAGATGTTACCAATAAGTTACTTTATATCGATAGTGATACTTTATGCCTGAAAAGTTTAGGTTTTATTAATCAAATTGATCTAGATAAAACCATTGTAGCAGCGGTTGCTGATGTTACTTATATGCAAGAGTCTCAATGTGTTAAATATAACGTTTTATATGGTACTTATTTTAATTCAGGCGTGATGTTAATTAATATTCCTCTTTGGTGTCAAAATGACATAACCCAAAAAGCACTAAACTTATTAAATAGTGGGGAAAAATATCAATATCCCGATCAAGATGTTTTAAATATTGTGATTGGTAACAAGAGAATCTTGTTAGATAAAAAATATAATCAACTTTTAGCATTAAGCATAAATGGTAATGAAGATTCTAAGGTTTCTGACGATACAGTTTTGATTCATTATATAACTAAAAATAAACCTTGGCATCAACCTTATCGTTCTTTATTATTTGATGCTTATCTTAAAAAATCCCCATGGAAAAAAGATAAGTTACCTTTATATAACACTAAAAAAACCTCTTCTATAAGAGCATATTCTAAATTAATGTTAAAACAGAAAAAATATTTAGCGTCAATAAAGCACTATTTTATTTATTTAAAAATAAAATTGTTAAAATAG
- a CDS encoding ATP-dependent DNA helicase encodes MIDDFAENGLLAKAIDGFVAREPQRNMARKISQSIKNQTSLVVEAGTGTGKTFAYLVPALRSDKKVIISTGSKNLQEQLFSKDLPIIKKALDYTGKISLLKGRANYLCLERLYHQYAAAGDLDKGLRVDLARVKNWSIKTKDGDISKCTTVTEDNAIWPILTSTNDSCLGSDCEHYNDCYVVKARKRAMNADVVVVNHHLFLADVVVKDTGFGELIPKAEVMIFDEAHQLPDLACHYFGQQLTSRQLFDLAKEISLTYRTEVKDMSQLQQCADKLQKCTQDLRLVINQQASKGNLRFLFNQEPVKKEIAYLFDTLNFCHEVLLLAVGRSSALDNCFDRVNQYKTLLDRLTETHVTGFSYWYETSYNHFVFALTPLSVSDKFTELLTERKGSWIFTSATLSVNNQLDYFTQRLGLTNADSLILESPFDYLHQTIMCVPRYMPSPNEHGIAEKLVELLLPVIEANNGRCFFLCTSYAMMNALAKQFRELTALPVLVQGETSKVKLLEQFINSGNALLIATSSFWEGIDVRGDTLSCVIIDKLPFTSPDDPLIKARMEDCQLQGGDAFNDVQLPEAVITLKQGVGRLIRHHDDRGAIIICDNRLVTRPYGAIFLNSLPPSPRTRDLDKVIDFLLTKH; translated from the coding sequence GTGATTGATGATTTTGCAGAGAACGGTTTGCTGGCGAAAGCTATTGATGGTTTTGTGGCAAGAGAACCACAACGAAATATGGCACGTAAGATTTCACAATCAATAAAAAATCAAACATCATTAGTTGTTGAGGCGGGAACAGGTACCGGAAAAACATTTGCTTATTTAGTCCCTGCGTTACGTAGTGATAAAAAAGTTATAATTTCAACAGGATCAAAAAACCTTCAAGAACAGTTATTTAGTAAAGACCTGCCTATTATCAAAAAAGCGTTAGACTATACCGGTAAAATTTCGCTATTAAAAGGACGAGCAAATTATCTTTGTTTAGAAAGATTATATCATCAGTATGCAGCAGCCGGTGACCTTGATAAAGGATTACGGGTTGATTTAGCTCGCGTTAAAAATTGGTCAATCAAAACTAAAGATGGTGATATTAGTAAATGTACGACGGTAACAGAAGACAATGCGATATGGCCTATATTAACCAGCACTAATGATAGTTGTTTAGGTAGTGATTGTGAACATTACAACGATTGTTATGTAGTTAAAGCTCGTAAAAGAGCCATGAATGCTGATGTGGTTGTTGTGAATCATCATCTATTTTTAGCCGATGTTGTTGTAAAAGATACCGGTTTTGGGGAACTCATACCTAAAGCGGAGGTAATGATTTTTGATGAGGCGCATCAATTACCTGATCTTGCCTGTCACTATTTTGGGCAACAACTAACCAGTCGACAGCTTTTTGACTTAGCAAAAGAGATTAGTCTTACCTATCGAACTGAAGTTAAAGATATGTCGCAGTTGCAGCAGTGTGCCGATAAATTGCAAAAATGCACGCAAGATCTCCGTCTAGTGATCAATCAACAAGCATCTAAAGGAAATCTACGGTTTTTGTTCAATCAAGAACCAGTCAAAAAAGAGATAGCTTACCTTTTTGATACGTTGAATTTTTGTCATGAGGTTTTATTATTAGCGGTTGGGCGTTCATCAGCCTTAGATAATTGTTTTGATCGTGTTAACCAATATAAAACGTTGCTTGATAGACTAACAGAAACACATGTAACAGGCTTTAGTTATTGGTACGAGACCAGTTATAATCATTTTGTTTTTGCTTTAACGCCATTATCTGTCTCAGATAAATTTACGGAATTACTAACTGAACGCAAAGGAAGCTGGATATTTACATCAGCAACCTTGTCTGTGAATAATCAACTTGACTATTTTACTCAGCGCTTAGGATTAACGAATGCTGATTCGTTAATATTAGAAAGTCCGTTTGATTATTTGCATCAAACGATTATGTGTGTTCCTCGTTATATGCCTTCACCGAATGAACATGGTATTGCAGAAAAATTGGTAGAACTATTGTTACCAGTGATTGAAGCGAATAATGGGCGATGTTTTTTTCTGTGTACGTCGTACGCTATGATGAATGCGTTAGCCAAACAGTTTCGTGAACTAACTGCGTTACCGGTATTAGTTCAAGGTGAAACCAGTAAAGTCAAACTTTTAGAGCAGTTTATTAATAGTGGCAATGCGTTATTGATTGCGACCAGTAGTTTCTGGGAAGGAATCGATGTTAGAGGAGATACACTTTCTTGTGTTATTATAGATAAATTACCTTTTACATCACCAGATGATCCCTTGATTAAAGCTCGCATGGAAGATTGCCAATTACAAGGCGGCGATGCTTTTAATGATGTGCAATTACCCGAAGCGGTTATCACTTTAAAGCAAGGGGTAGGGCGATTGATTCGTCATCATGATGATCGAGGGGCAATCATTATTTGTGATAATCGTTTAGTCACGAGACCTTATGGTGCAATATTTCTTAATAGCTTGCCACCATCACCACGAACACGTGATCTAGATAAGGTTATTGATTTTTTGCTAACTAAACACTAA
- the tsaB gene encoding tRNA (adenosine(37)-N6)-threonylcarbamoyltransferase complex dimerization subunit type 1 TsaB codes for MSTILAIDTSTEACSVALLYQNEITHDFLVSARDHTKQILPMVDNILKQSDCLLSQVDAIAFGQGPGSFTGVRIGIGVAQGLALGIDRPMIGVSTLLTLAQGALRLNQAKNVIAAIDARMNEVYLGQYQYVNDQWQAMIDECVIAPEKVADKVKRKCTDDYYSAGTGWQTYQDMLTGIKRSELLLPHAQDLIVIANQKWQGQEFINVEDVEPTYLRNEVTWKKLPGR; via the coding sequence ATGAGTACAATTTTAGCCATTGATACTTCAACTGAAGCGTGTTCAGTTGCACTATTATATCAAAATGAAATCACACATGATTTTCTTGTTTCTGCTCGGGATCATACCAAGCAGATATTACCAATGGTGGATAACATATTAAAACAGTCCGATTGTCTATTATCACAAGTTGATGCTATCGCTTTTGGACAAGGCCCTGGTAGTTTTACGGGGGTAAGAATAGGTATTGGCGTTGCTCAAGGATTAGCGTTAGGCATTGACAGACCGATGATCGGTGTTTCGACATTGCTGACGTTAGCCCAAGGCGCTTTACGTTTGAATCAAGCCAAAAACGTAATTGCCGCAATCGATGCCAGAATGAACGAAGTTTATTTAGGACAGTATCAATATGTTAATGACCAATGGCAAGCCATGATTGATGAATGCGTCATAGCCCCTGAAAAAGTCGCCGATAAAGTCAAGCGAAAATGTACAGATGATTATTATAGTGCTGGTACCGGTTGGCAAACCTATCAGGATATGTTAACGGGTATAAAAAGAAGTGAGTTATTATTACCTCATGCACAAGACCTGATTGTTATTGCTAATCAAAAATGGCAGGGGCAAGAGTTTATTAATGTTGAAGATGTTGAGCCTACTTATTTGCGTAACGAAGTCACATGGAAAAAGTTGCCTGGACGTTAA
- a CDS encoding GrxA family glutaredoxin, whose amino-acid sequence MFTVIFGRSGCPYCVRAKELAEKLSQERDDFSYRYVDINEEGITKEDLSKSVGKPVETVPQIFIDEKPIGGCTDFEAYAKAHLGLFKE is encoded by the coding sequence ATGTTTACTGTAATTTTTGGACGTTCAGGCTGTCCTTATTGTGTCCGTGCAAAAGAATTAGCTGAAAAACTTTCTCAAGAACGTGATGATTTTTCTTATCGTTATGTTGATATCAATGAAGAAGGTATCACCAAAGAAGATTTATCCAAAAGTGTTGGCAAGCCTGTGGAAACAGTACCTCAAATCTTTATTGATGAAAAACCAATCGGCGGTTGTACTGATTTTGAAGCTTATGCTAAAGCACACTTAGGATTATTTAAAGAGTAG
- the folD gene encoding bifunctional methylenetetrahydrofolate dehydrogenase/methenyltetrahydrofolate cyclohydrolase FolD yields the protein MTAQIIDGKALAQKIRSEIAKKVKIRVENGLSIPGLAVIQVGSDPASKIYVKNKQKACDDVGFASFSYDFPTSTTDELLVLIDELNQRTDVHGILVQLPLPENIDKTKVLERINPHKDVDGFHPYNIGHLLQRDPLLRPCTPYGVVKMLESTGINLSGLNATVVGASSIVGRPMALELLLLGCTTTITHSRTVDLAKHVSEADIVIAGVGIANYVKGEWIKPGAIVIDVGINRLPDGKLVGDVEFDTAVEVAGWITPVPGGVGPMTVAMLMSNTLEACEKFSQ from the coding sequence ATGACAGCACAAATAATCGATGGTAAAGCGTTAGCACAAAAGATACGAAGTGAAATTGCCAAGAAAGTCAAAATTCGGGTTGAAAATGGGTTATCAATTCCTGGACTTGCCGTTATTCAAGTTGGTTCAGATCCTGCATCTAAAATCTACGTGAAAAACAAGCAAAAGGCGTGTGATGATGTTGGTTTTGCTTCATTTTCTTATGATTTTCCTACATCTACGACTGATGAATTATTAGTATTAATTGATGAGTTAAATCAGCGAACTGATGTGCATGGTATTTTGGTGCAACTTCCTCTCCCTGAAAATATTGATAAAACTAAAGTGCTTGAACGAATCAATCCGCATAAAGATGTCGATGGTTTCCATCCGTACAATATTGGTCATTTGTTACAGCGTGATCCTCTTTTACGTCCATGTACTCCCTATGGTGTGGTTAAAATGCTTGAATCGACCGGAATCAATTTATCTGGATTAAATGCCACGGTTGTTGGTGCTTCAAGTATTGTTGGTCGCCCAATGGCACTAGAACTGCTTTTATTAGGTTGTACAACAACGATCACACACAGCAGAACGGTTGATTTAGCAAAGCATGTTAGTGAAGCTGATATTGTAATAGCAGGAGTAGGGATTGCCAATTATGTGAAAGGTGAATGGATTAAGCCAGGAGCGATAGTTATTGATGTTGGTATCAACCGTTTACCTGATGGTAAGCTTGTTGGTGATGTGGAGTTTGATACTGCGGTTGAAGTTGCAGGTTGGATAACACCTGTGCCAGGAGGCGTTGGACCAATGACTGTTGCTATGTTAATGAGTAACACTTTAGAAGCATGTGAAAAGTTTAGTCAATGA
- the ppiB gene encoding peptidylprolyl isomerase B: MIVFHTTYGDIKINTFDDKAPETVKNFVEYCKEGFYNNTIFHRVIDNFMIQGGGFEPGMKQKKTKEPIQNEAANGLKNNRGTLAMARTSDPHSATAQFFINVVDNDYLNFRSADVNGYGYCVFAEVVDGLDVVDKIKAVKTGRNGMHSDVPVEDVIISSVTFE, translated from the coding sequence ATGATCGTATTTCACACTACATATGGTGATATAAAAATTAATACTTTTGATGACAAAGCTCCAGAAACGGTTAAAAACTTTGTCGAGTATTGTAAAGAAGGATTTTATAATAATACTATTTTTCACCGTGTCATTGATAATTTTATGATTCAAGGTGGTGGTTTTGAACCCGGTATGAAACAAAAAAAGACTAAAGAACCGATTCAAAACGAAGCGGCAAATGGACTAAAAAATAATCGTGGTACATTGGCAATGGCACGAACTTCAGATCCGCATTCAGCCACAGCACAATTTTTTATTAATGTTGTAGATAATGATTATTTAAACTTCCGTTCAGCGGATGTTAATGGTTATGGTTATTGTGTATTTGCTGAAGTTGTTGATGGACTTGATGTCGTTGATAAGATCAAAGCGGTTAAAACGGGGCGTAATGGTATGCATTCAGATGTTCCCGTTGAAGATGTGATTATTTCGAGTGTCACTTTTGAATAA
- a CDS encoding UDP-2,3-diacylglucosamine diphosphatase, translating to MSLLNNPVRYFIADIHLSDIEPVADTFDITAGFFSFLDSLPEYSELYILGDLFDYWVGDDVNSKLHNQVANALKLLSQRHIKKYFVHGNRDFLLGKRFAETCDMILLPDINCLPNQNGKILFLHGDLLCTDDLQYQKFRKVMHNRWLQKLFLMMPLFIRLKIAAKLRQQSRERNQIKSAYIMDVNQQTVDSMMKHYHADIMVHGHTHKPAVHDFLVDNKPVKRLVLGAWHDGISYIKQEKDSAQLNLYNHSCK from the coding sequence GTGTCACTTTTGAATAATCCTGTTCGTTATTTTATTGCTGATATTCATTTATCAGATATTGAGCCTGTAGCTGATACCTTTGATATTACTGCAGGCTTTTTCTCCTTCCTTGACTCATTACCCGAATATAGTGAACTTTATATTTTAGGTGATTTATTTGATTATTGGGTGGGTGATGATGTTAATTCTAAATTGCATAATCAAGTTGCAAATGCACTAAAATTACTCTCTCAACGTCACATAAAAAAATATTTTGTTCATGGTAATCGTGATTTTTTATTAGGTAAAAGATTTGCTGAAACTTGTGATATGATCTTATTACCAGATATAAATTGCTTACCAAATCAAAACGGAAAAATTCTATTTTTACATGGCGATTTGCTCTGTACAGATGATCTTCAATATCAAAAGTTTCGCAAAGTTATGCATAACCGATGGTTGCAAAAACTTTTCTTAATGATGCCATTATTCATACGTTTGAAAATTGCTGCAAAACTAAGGCAACAAAGTCGTGAACGAAATCAAATTAAATCAGCGTATATTATGGATGTTAATCAGCAAACTGTTGACAGTATGATGAAACATTATCATGCAGATATTATGGTGCATGGTCATACACATAAACCTGCTGTTCATGATTTTTTAGTGGACAATAAACCTGTAAAAAGGCTCGTACTAGGTGCATGGCATGATGGTATTTCGTATATTAAACAAGAAAAAGATAGTGCTCAATTAAATCTTTATAACCACTCTTGTAAATAA
- the modC gene encoding molybdenum ABC transporter ATP-binding protein, with amino-acid sequence MLNLDVKKQLSRFLFEFKLQVPCQGVTAILGVSGAGKSTLINLINGLIKPDHGFIQLNGTSLYDEEQKIFVLPEKRDIGTVFQDPLLFPHYRVIKNLTYGAKKFTTSRFDEIVDVLNIRPLLSRYPAMLSGGEKQRVAIGRALLTHPKLLLMDEPLSALDMPRKKEMLSYIEKLVNELNIPIIYVTHNINEVKRIAHDVVILEQGKLLDYGKTDSILQSAYLQEWL; translated from the coding sequence ATGTTAAATCTTGATGTAAAAAAACAACTTTCCCGTTTTTTATTTGAATTTAAACTTCAGGTTCCTTGTCAAGGTGTGACAGCCATATTAGGGGTATCGGGTGCAGGTAAATCGACACTGATTAATTTAATTAATGGTTTAATTAAACCTGACCATGGCTTTATCCAACTTAATGGCACAAGCTTATATGATGAAGAACAAAAAATTTTTGTTTTGCCTGAAAAAAGAGATATTGGCACCGTATTTCAAGATCCTTTGCTCTTTCCCCACTACCGAGTCATAAAAAATTTAACCTATGGTGCCAAAAAATTCACGACGTCACGATTTGATGAAATCGTCGATGTACTCAATATTCGACCCTTATTATCACGCTATCCAGCCATGTTGTCAGGCGGTGAAAAACAACGAGTCGCTATTGGTCGAGCACTCTTAACCCATCCTAAACTATTATTAATGGATGAACCTTTATCAGCATTGGATATGCCGCGTAAAAAAGAGATGTTAAGCTACATCGAAAAATTGGTTAATGAACTTAACATTCCAATAATTTATGTCACTCATAACATAAACGAAGTTAAACGTATCGCTCACGATGTGGTCATTTTAGAACAAGGAAAATTATTAGATTATGGAAAAACCGATTCTATTTTGCAAAGCGCTTATTTACAAGAGTGGTTATAA